The following is a genomic window from bacterium.
CCTTATCATGGCAAATCCATTCTTGATCTCCCCGGCCATGATCCTGTCCAATGCCTCCAAACATCCGCCTACTGCAAAAAGGGCTGCCTCATAGGAACGGGCAGAGGTCTGGGTATCCGGGTCCAATGAAGTCCTGGGGCGCCCGGCCGTAGAGGCCACCCTTTCTATGTACCTGGGTTCGTGGACCCTCTCCAAGTCTTCCCGAGTGGCGCTCCTAGGAGGTATTAAGATGAAGCCCCCACCCAGATCAGGCTCTTGCAGCATCTCATACAAGGTCTTGAGGCGATCCGGGCTCTCAGGATGATAGGGCCCTGGATCGTGCTCCAAAAAAAGAGGATCTTTGACAACGCCTGTCTTGGCACTCACGGTCACCTCCCCTGGGAAACTCCACACACCCCAGCCCTAAGAGTTCTTATATCTTTTACCACAGCTGCTTGGAAATCGCGAGCCGCCATGCTCAAACTCCCCAAATCTTCCTTTTCGGTTACCAGCTCAGATGGATCTTGTCATCCATACACGATGCGTGTTGCATGGAGAAGCCTTTTTTGAAGGCCACGAGCGTTTGCCCTGCAAAACTGGATTGTCATGCCTGATCTGCTGGGATAAAACTTGAGAGGCAGCTTTTGGGAGCACCACCAGTTCCTGCTTCAGGTCACTGGAAGGGCAAACAGCCAAGGGAGGATCAAGGCCTTATGGAGACTATAACAGTTAGGTCCAAAGAGCGGATGGAGATGGTGGACATAACTCCACAGGTGGCAGAGGTGTTGGCCAGGGCAGCTCTGGGCAAAGGAGCTTGCCTTGTGTACGTCCCCCATACCACTGCGGCCGTGACAGTAAACGAGGGAGCAGACCCAGATGTGTGCCGAGACATTCTGGAGAGCTTATCCAGGCTGGTGCCCCGCAAGGGAGGATACCACCATGGGGAAGGCAATTCAGATTCCCATATTCTTACAAGCCTGGTGGGCTCCTCCCAACTCATTCCGGTGGAGGCGGGCAAGCTGGTTCTGGGGACCTGGCAAAAGATATTTTTGTGCGAGTTTGACGGGCCCAGGACCAGAAATGTCTGGGTGCAGCTCCTTGGAGTTTCTTGAGCTCAAGCTTCAAGAGCACAAAAGCCTCATTGGAGGGTGCTTGCTGGTCTGATTCTCCAGGCCCCAAGGCTTTGGGGTAAGGTGCTTGGAGACCCTCCTAGTGCCTTTTTTCCTGCTTTTGGGGATCGGCCTGGCTTTCTGTTGCAGTACCTCTGGGGAGCCCCTTGAGGCCGTATAGCTCCAGCAGGCGGTTTATATCAGTGGTTCTTAGGTCCAAGCCTCCACCCGAGACTGGGATCAGCAAAATGGGTTTGTTTTGTAAGTTTTCGGCCACCTTCAATTTCAGCAGGGTTTCTCCTCCCTTGCCGGCAAGGGCCTTGGTCATCTCTTCCAAACCCCTGGCTTCTGCCTCTGCTTCTGCCCGGATGGCCTTGGCCAACATCTGCTGTTTGTCGTAGTAAGCATCGGCCTCTATCTTGGCTTGAAGGTAATCTCCGTCAGCCTTGGCCACCATCTGATTCACCTTTCCTATGGCCTCTTGGAGCTTCTGAAGCCATTCCTCCTGGGCGGCTCTGGTCTCGCTTTTTGCCTTCTCCGCCAGCTGGTCTGCTACCTTTCTGTCTTCTATGGCCTTCTCATAAGCGGGATTAAATCGATAGTCCTTTGTCAGGACATTTTCTACTATTATGCCGTATGGATTCAGGATATGGTTCAGAACCTCTTTGGCTTGTGCAGCCTTCTTGGCACGTTCCTCTGCAACATAGAGTTGTTCGGTCCTTAGCTCCCCGAATATGTCCCTGGGAGAGCTGCGTGTCACTGTGCGCACAAGACTCTCTCTGAGTTCCTCGTCGCTTCTGGCCACAAAGGCCAGAATGTGAGGGGCCATGGCCGGATTAATGCGGTAGGAGATGATCACATCCAGGCTCAGATCATTGCCATCTATGGTCTTAAAAAGCAGGTCATCACGTCCCTCTCTGTCTCCTCTTCCAGGCTGAAGGGTCATCTCCAACACCTGGATCTTAGTATCAAATGTGTGCCAGTCGTTAATGAAAGGAACGAACCAGTAAGTGGCCCCTGGTTCGTAAGCGCGTTGTTCAACCCCCGGACTCCTGAGAATACCCAGCTTTATGGTGCGAACGCCCACCTCTGTGGGGCCAGTAGAGTAGGGATAGCATCCCGTAAGTGCAAACAAGAGGGGCATGCACAACACAGTGAGTTTTCTCCAAGGGGATCTCATGCTTCCTCCTCAACAAAGGCCTACAGGAAATAAAAGGCCCAAATCCAGTTTTCTCATCGGCCTTGCAACTCAAAATTCCTCATGGTTTGTCCCAGGTTCAGAGGATTCAAACCCCCTTGCCCATCAGAGGGCAGTATCAGCACCTGCAGTCCCTTGTATGCTTCTGCCATCTGGAGCCCCACCAGTATATCTGCCCCGGGTCCTCCAAGAGCCTTGTTCTTCAGAGCAGTTCGGTCAGCCTCCGCCAAGCTCACAAGCAAGTCCCCCTCTGCCTTGCGGGTACGGCTGTAAAGATCCGCCTCGGCCTTCTTTCTCACAGCATAGGCCTCTCCTTCCTGGAGCTTCACTCCCACTGCAGCCCTGCCCTCCTCCACGGTCTTGCTGAGCTTGGCCATCTCGGCAGAAGCCCTGGCCTCGGCCTGGTTCTTGAAAACCAGCTGGTCTTTGAGCTTTTTCTCCTCTATGTTTTTCTGTATCTCCTCGCTGTACTGGAAATAACGGACCAAAACATGCTCCACCACCAAACCCTTGGGCCGCAATTCCTGGTTCATTATTTCCCTGGCCTGATGGACCTTTTTGACCCTCAAGGGGCTGTTGTAAAACTCCTCTGTGGTGAGCTCCCCCAAGGTCTGCTTGAGAATGGCCTCTGCCCTTGGAACTATGCCGTTGTCTTCAAATAGACGCCCAGGGCCCAAAGTCACGAAAACCTGATAAGGATCCACTATACGGTAGAGCACCGAAGCATCCACCTCCACGAAAAAGCCATCCGAGGTCTGGATGTAGGCTGCTCTTTCATGGCGGGCGAACTGGGAGCGGGTTATGGGGTTGTTGCTAAGCTCCAAAACCTGGATGGACTTGGGGAACTTGTGAATCTTTTCAAAGGGTTCTGGAAGCACGAACCGGTAGCCTGTCTGGTAAGGCTTTTTTTGAATACCCCTGTGGAGGCCGATCATGACCTGTTTGATGCCAAACTCGTCCGGGCCTATGTAGGTTAGGCACGAGGCATAGCCTACCAGGCAGGCCAGAAGTACCACTATCAAAAACAGAATCAGTTTTCTCACCCCAAAAGCCCCAGAAGAAACTCCTGTTGAGGCAGGGGGGCTTGGGTTTGCTGTTTTGCTCATCTGCATCCCCCTTTTTTTGGAGAGGTTGAAGGTTTTCGTCCAGGATAGTGAAGGGAAATGAAGTGGTTGTCAATCCCAGTCTTGGCGAAGCTTTGAGATTTGCATTTGAGAGTCTTACAGCCCGGTGACTTGAGCCTGCCAAAAGCTGGGCATGCGGTTGACTGGCCTAGGGGGATTTGCTAAGTTTGGGAAAGGCCCATGGGGATGTAGCTCAGCGGGAGAGCATTGCCTTCGCAAGGCAGGGGTCGGGGGTTCAAATCCCCTCATCTCCACCAGAGACTATTCGGCTTCAGGCGGGTGTGGCTCAGATCCGTGAGAATTAGGCCCGCCTGATTCTTCTACCCCGGACCACGCCGTGGCCAGAGAATCCAAAATACAAAGGAATACCAGCGAAACCCAGGTGGAGGTGAAGCTGTGCCTGGAAGGCACAGGGAAGTCGCAGATCTCCACAGGAATAAGCTTCCTGGACCATATGCTGGAGCAATTGGCCCGCCACGGTTGGTTTGATTTGGAAGTGTGCGCCAGGGGGGATCTAAAGGTAGATTTCCATCACACCGTGGAGGATGTGGGGATCTGCCTTGGAAAAGCCATAAAGGAGGCCCTGGGAGGCGGGGCTGGCATCCGGCGTTTCGCCCACGTGCAGGTGCCCATGGATGAGAGCCTTGTGGGGGTCTCCATGGATCTCAGCGGGAGGCCCTATCTGGTTTGTCGCCTGCCCAGGAGAATGGAACGGGCAGGGGATTTCTCTGTGGGGCTTCTGGAGGAGTTTTTCAGGGCCCTTAGCGTGCACGGGGGGATAACTCTGCACATAGATTTT
Proteins encoded in this region:
- a CDS encoding secondary thiamine-phosphate synthase enzyme YjbQ, whose translation is METITVRSKERMEMVDITPQVAEVLARAALGKGACLVYVPHTTAAVTVNEGADPDVCRDILESLSRLVPRKGGYHHGEGNSDSHILTSLVGSSQLIPVEAGKLVLGTWQKIFLCEFDGPRTRNVWVQLLGVS
- the hisB gene encoding imidazoleglycerol-phosphate dehydratase HisB, which gives rise to MARESKIQRNTSETQVEVKLCLEGTGKSQISTGISFLDHMLEQLARHGWFDLEVCARGDLKVDFHHTVEDVGICLGKAIKEALGGGAGIRRFAHVQVPMDESLVGVSMDLSGRPYLVCRLPRRMERAGDFSVGLLEEFFRALSVHGGITLHIDFLRGKDPHHLMEATFKAFGRALAEAVALEPRSQGVPSTKGVVD
- a CDS encoding SPFH domain-containing protein, with translation MSKTANPSPPASTGVSSGAFGVRKLILFLIVVLLACLVGYASCLTYIGPDEFGIKQVMIGLHRGIQKKPYQTGYRFVLPEPFEKIHKFPKSIQVLELSNNPITRSQFARHERAAYIQTSDGFFVEVDASVLYRIVDPYQVFVTLGPGRLFEDNGIVPRAEAILKQTLGELTTEEFYNSPLRVKKVHQAREIMNQELRPKGLVVEHVLVRYFQYSEEIQKNIEEKKLKDQLVFKNQAEARASAEMAKLSKTVEEGRAAVGVKLQEGEAYAVRKKAEADLYSRTRKAEGDLLVSLAEADRTALKNKALGGPGADILVGLQMAEAYKGLQVLILPSDGQGGLNPLNLGQTMRNFELQGR
- a CDS encoding prohibitin family protein; amino-acid sequence: MRSPWRKLTVLCMPLLFALTGCYPYSTGPTEVGVRTIKLGILRSPGVEQRAYEPGATYWFVPFINDWHTFDTKIQVLEMTLQPGRGDREGRDDLLFKTIDGNDLSLDVIISYRINPAMAPHILAFVARSDEELRESLVRTVTRSSPRDIFGELRTEQLYVAEERAKKAAQAKEVLNHILNPYGIIVENVLTKDYRFNPAYEKAIEDRKVADQLAEKAKSETRAAQEEWLQKLQEAIGKVNQMVAKADGDYLQAKIEADAYYDKQQMLAKAIRAEAEAEARGLEEMTKALAGKGGETLLKLKVAENLQNKPILLIPVSGGGLDLRTTDINRLLELYGLKGLPRGTATESQADPQKQEKRH